In Ficedula albicollis isolate OC2 chromosome 19, FicAlb1.5, whole genome shotgun sequence, one DNA window encodes the following:
- the OVCA2 gene encoding ovarian cancer-associated gene 2 protein, which produces AEHGPFDGLLGFSQGAALAAMVCALRARGDPRFPVAFAVLVAAFASRAPAHGHFYREPIALPTLHVVGDTDAVIAAPLSRELARCFVEPVVLTHPGGHFIPAAAAQKKAYLEFLERFCPRQGQAERPGPGEVRE; this is translated from the coding sequence GCGGAGCACGGGCCCTTCGACGGGCTGCTGGGCTTCAGCCAGGGCGCGGCGCTGGCCGCCATGGTGTGCGCGCTGCGGGCCCGCGGCGACCCGCGCTTCCCGGTGGCTTTCGCCGTGCTGGTGGCCGCGTTCGCCAGCCGCGCCCCGGCACACGGACACTTCTACCGGGAGCCCATCGCCCTGCCCACGCTGCACGTCGTGGGCGACACGGACGCCGTCATCGCAGCGCctctcagcagggagctggccCGGTGCTTCGTGGAGCCCGTTGTCCTCACGCACCCCGGCGGGCACTTCATCCCCGCGGCCGCGGCGCAGAAGAAAGCTTACCTGGAATTCTTGGAACGCTTCTGCCCCCGGCAGGGCCAGGCCGAGCGCCCAGGGCCTGGGGAGGTTcgagaataa